In bacterium, a single genomic region encodes these proteins:
- a CDS encoding acetoacetate--CoA ligase, with protein sequence MAAAEDGGLVEGTVLWTPTPEARGRANISRYLVSLRETRGLAFESYDALWRWSVTDLEAFWASIWEFCGVRARRPAERVLEDRRVFGARWFPGAELNYAEHALSRRDGHAALVFASEAHPPETVTYAELVGKVAAVAAGLRRLGVRRGDRVVAYLPNTPEAVIAFLATASLGAIWSSCSPEFGIRSVIDRFSQVEPRVLFAVDGYRYGGRTFDRRDALREIRRQLPTLEATILVPGLDGAAVAASDAGVRPWSELAHGAPVSELSFEAVPFDHPLWVLYSSGTTGLPKAIVHGHGGVLLETLKALTLHLDLRPDDRFFWYTTTGWMMWNFLIGGLLIGTTVVLYDGSPAFPDLGALWRLAEQTGMTYFGTSAPYLLGCQKAGVEPARAARLERLRAIGSTGAPLPPEGFAWVYEHVKRDLLLGSVSGGTDVCTAFVLSCPLLPVRAGEIQCRGLGAKVEAFDPEGRPLVGDVGELVLTEPLPSMPVGFWNDPDRRRYRESYFETYPGVWRHGDWIKITRDGGCVVYGRSDSTLNRAGVRMGTSEFYRVVDDVPEVLDSLVVDTGELGREGELLLFVVLRPGAALDAGLRERIVGKIRSELSPRHVPNRIYAIAEVPRTLSGKKLEVPVKRILAGTPPERAASPDSMSNPDSLRVFVQLARRAEPHS encoded by the coding sequence GTGGCGGCGGCCGAGGATGGTGGTCTCGTGGAAGGCACGGTACTGTGGACGCCCACGCCCGAGGCGCGCGGTCGGGCGAACATCAGCCGATACCTCGTGTCGTTGCGCGAGACGCGCGGGCTGGCGTTCGAGTCGTACGATGCCCTGTGGCGCTGGTCCGTGACAGACCTCGAGGCATTCTGGGCGTCGATCTGGGAATTCTGCGGGGTCCGCGCCCGCCGTCCTGCCGAGCGCGTGCTCGAGGACCGGCGCGTGTTCGGCGCCCGCTGGTTCCCCGGTGCGGAGCTGAACTACGCGGAGCACGCGCTGTCCCGGCGGGACGGGCATGCGGCGCTGGTGTTCGCATCGGAGGCGCACCCGCCCGAGACGGTCACGTACGCCGAACTGGTGGGGAAGGTCGCGGCGGTCGCGGCGGGCCTCCGGCGCCTCGGCGTGCGGCGCGGCGACCGCGTGGTCGCGTACCTGCCGAACACCCCCGAGGCGGTCATCGCGTTTCTGGCCACGGCGAGCCTCGGCGCGATCTGGTCGAGCTGCTCGCCTGAGTTCGGGATCCGCAGCGTGATCGACCGGTTCTCCCAGGTCGAACCCCGCGTGCTGTTCGCCGTGGACGGGTATCGGTACGGCGGCCGGACGTTCGACCGGCGCGACGCCCTGCGCGAGATCCGGCGGCAGCTTCCCACGCTCGAGGCCACGATCCTCGTGCCCGGGCTCGACGGCGCCGCGGTGGCCGCTTCCGACGCCGGCGTCCGGCCGTGGTCGGAACTGGCCCACGGCGCACCGGTCTCCGAGCTGTCGTTCGAGGCCGTGCCGTTCGACCACCCGCTGTGGGTGTTGTACTCGTCCGGCACCACCGGTCTGCCGAAGGCGATCGTGCACGGGCACGGCGGCGTCCTGCTCGAGACGCTCAAGGCGCTGACGCTGCACCTGGACCTCCGGCCCGACGACCGGTTCTTCTGGTACACCACGACCGGGTGGATGATGTGGAACTTCCTGATCGGCGGCCTGCTGATCGGGACGACGGTCGTGCTGTACGACGGGAGTCCCGCGTTCCCAGACCTGGGCGCGCTGTGGCGGCTGGCGGAGCAGACGGGCATGACGTACTTCGGCACGAGCGCGCCCTACCTGCTCGGGTGTCAGAAGGCCGGCGTGGAGCCGGCCCGCGCCGCGCGGCTCGAGCGGCTGCGGGCGATCGGCTCGACCGGCGCGCCGCTGCCGCCGGAGGGGTTTGCCTGGGTGTACGAACACGTGAAGCGCGACCTGCTGCTCGGCTCCGTAAGCGGCGGCACCGACGTCTGCACGGCGTTCGTCCTGTCGTGTCCGCTCCTGCCCGTGCGCGCCGGCGAGATCCAGTGCCGCGGCTTGGGCGCCAAGGTCGAGGCGTTCGACCCCGAGGGGCGCCCGCTCGTGGGCGACGTCGGCGAGCTCGTCCTCACCGAGCCGTTGCCGTCCATGCCGGTGGGTTTCTGGAACGATCCGGACCGGCGGCGCTATCGGGAGAGCTACTTCGAGACCTACCCGGGCGTGTGGCGCCACGGCGACTGGATCAAGATTACCCGGGACGGAGGGTGCGTGGTCTACGGGCGGTCCGACTCCACGCTGAACCGCGCCGGCGTCCGCATGGGCACGAGCGAGTTCTACCGGGTGGTCGACGACGTTCCGGAGGTGCTGGACAGCCTCGTCGTGGACACGGGCGAGCTGGGGCGGGAGGGCGAGTTGCTGCTGTTCGTGGTGCTGAGGCCGGGCGCGGCGCTCGACGCCGGGCTCCGCGAGCGCATCGTGGGGAAGATCCGCAGCGAGCTGTCGCCGCGCCACGTTCCGAACCGGATCTACGCAATCGCGGAGGTGCCGCGGACCCTCAGCGGCAAGAAGCTGGAGGTCCCGGTGAAGCGGATTCTCGCCGGGACGCCGCCGGAGCGCGCGGCGAGCCCCGACTCGATGAGCAACCCCGACTCGCTCAGGGTCTTTGTGCAGCTTGCGAGGCGCGCCGAGCCGCACTCCTGA